In a single window of the Nitrospirota bacterium genome:
- a CDS encoding sigma-54-dependent Fis family transcriptional regulator has translation MSMKERIDIVLADSKTLGSNVSVFIEKCKSTNPAAIIYLTIDNLRGAASSVLPQGVEDYLHNNITGIRFAQMTEMRFGRGQQGESSSLTLMDPLVSRLRPYFQFHSEAMRRALVNLPAIARSEQTVLISGETGTGKEMTARSIHVLSKRSSGPFVAVNCGAIPETLIEGELFGHEKGAFTGAFRTRKGKFEAAANGTLFLDEIGDMPLALQRRLLRVLEEGQIYRVGAESPVSINARVIAATGRDLKHSVQNGLFREDLYYRLNILPIHLPPLRERIEDIPYLAIYFLGRAMTEQGIPPPYPALSPATIDVLEKYPWRGNVRELRNVMTRVATLIPGGIEQVLPIHIIPHLEENLIKSALSLQPEKSGSNGVFIPVGTPMSEAHDMIIAETLRHTGGNRTKAAELLKIGLRTLRRRLNCPER, from the coding sequence ATGTCAATGAAGGAGCGTATTGACATAGTGCTGGCTGATTCAAAAACGCTTGGGAGTAACGTATCTGTTTTTATAGAAAAATGTAAGTCAACAAATCCTGCCGCTATAATTTATCTGACAATTGATAACTTACGGGGTGCTGCCTCATCTGTGCTGCCGCAAGGAGTTGAGGATTATCTGCATAACAATATAACCGGAATCAGGTTTGCGCAAATGACGGAGATGAGATTTGGCAGGGGGCAGCAAGGGGAAAGCAGCTCGCTGACACTGATGGATCCTCTGGTGTCGCGTTTAAGGCCGTATTTTCAGTTTCACTCAGAGGCCATGCGCCGGGCGCTTGTCAATCTGCCAGCTATCGCCCGTTCAGAGCAAACCGTGCTGATTTCCGGTGAAACAGGGACAGGCAAAGAGATGACAGCCCGCTCGATACACGTACTAAGTAAACGGTCATCAGGCCCATTTGTAGCCGTTAACTGCGGAGCTATTCCGGAAACTCTGATAGAGGGTGAACTGTTTGGACATGAGAAAGGTGCTTTTACCGGTGCTTTCCGCACACGGAAGGGTAAGTTTGAAGCGGCTGCAAACGGCACCCTGTTTCTTGATGAAATCGGCGATATGCCTTTAGCGCTTCAGAGAAGACTGCTCAGGGTTTTAGAAGAGGGGCAAATTTACAGAGTAGGCGCTGAATCCCCCGTCTCTATAAACGCAAGAGTGATAGCTGCTACCGGCAGAGATTTAAAGCACTCAGTACAAAACGGACTTTTCAGAGAAGACCTCTACTACAGACTCAACATTTTGCCAATACATCTGCCACCACTCAGAGAGCGCATTGAGGACATCCCATACCTTGCGATATATTTTCTGGGGCGTGCTATGACAGAACAAGGTATCCCTCCCCCGTACCCAGCCCTTTCCCCTGCCACTATTGATGTGCTTGAAAAGTATCCGTGGCGGGGTAATGTCAGAGAACTCAGAAACGTTATGACTCGTGTGGCAACTCTTATCCCAGGCGGAATTGAACAAGTGCTGCCCATTCACATAATCCCTCACCTTGAGGAAAACCTCATAAAATCGGCATTATCACTACAACCGGAAAAATCCGGCAGTAACGGAGTATTTATCCCTGTCGGCACACCGATGTCTGAAGCTCATGATATGATAATTGCTGAAACTCTCCGTCACACAGGCGGTAACCGTACAAAAGCCGCCGAATTGCTAAAAATCGGACTCCGTACTCTCAGAAGGCGGCTAAACTGTCCTGAACGATAA
- a CDS encoding sigma-54-dependent Fis family transcriptional regulator, protein MAAQKDLRNVLVKVKLGDSETMSKITKDVLAASENDEIVVIEGEAGTGKRYIAKLIHRLSKRATQPFVKVDLSLIPEHLLESELFGYEKGAIEGAENGKPGFFEAANNGTLVLDELQSVSRQLQTKLLQVIKDSKVTPLGAKHPKDMDIRIIVTTDKSLEELVKHDCFSADLYKTINEHLIIIPAIRDHRDDIKFFAYRFLEEITGELEKQIYGFTDEAITLLGFHNWPGNLREIKSVIKRAILICKGSTIEHTDLVFLRAYIKGYRPAATGRRRERIHKTLKDISNKATEFFEKDAICHVLNITSGNKKKAASLLQVDYKTLFNKIRDYDLIYPKEPLTLRPPRLDMRAKRVF, encoded by the coding sequence ATGGCGGCACAAAAAGATTTAAGAAATGTGTTAGTAAAGGTCAAACTGGGTGATAGCGAAACTATGTCTAAAATTACCAAAGACGTGTTGGCAGCATCTGAAAATGACGAGATTGTGGTTATCGAAGGGGAGGCAGGTACAGGAAAACGTTACATAGCAAAGCTCATCCATCGCCTGAGTAAAAGAGCAACCCAACCTTTTGTTAAAGTTGATCTAAGTTTGATTCCGGAACACTTACTGGAAAGTGAATTGTTTGGATACGAAAAGGGAGCCATTGAAGGAGCAGAAAACGGAAAGCCCGGGTTTTTTGAGGCAGCCAACAATGGCACTCTGGTTTTAGATGAACTGCAATCTGTGTCGCGTCAACTGCAAACCAAACTGCTGCAGGTCATTAAGGACAGCAAAGTTACCCCTTTGGGAGCTAAACACCCCAAAGACATGGATATACGAATAATCGTAACAACAGATAAAAGCCTTGAGGAGCTTGTCAAACACGACTGTTTCAGTGCTGATTTATACAAAACGATCAATGAGCATTTGATAATAATTCCGGCAATAAGAGACCACAGAGATGATATAAAATTCTTTGCCTACAGGTTTTTAGAGGAAATAACAGGTGAGCTGGAAAAACAAATATACGGCTTTACTGATGAGGCGATTACGCTGCTTGGTTTTCACAATTGGCCCGGCAACTTAAGGGAAATAAAAAGTGTTATAAAAAGAGCTATATTGATCTGCAAGGGCAGCACCATAGAACATACCGACCTTGTATTTCTGCGCGCATATATAAAGGGCTATCGCCCTGCAGCAACAGGCAGACGCCGTGAAAGAATACACAAAACTTTAAAGGATATTTCCAATAAGGCAACTGAGTTCTTTGAAAAAGATGCGATATGCCATGTTCTTAACATCACATCGGGTAACAAAAAGAAGGCTGCCAGCCTCCTGCAAGTGGACTACAAGACGCTTTTCAATAAAATCAGGGATTATGATCTGATTTACCCCAAAGAGCCGCTTACTCTGAGGCCGCCCAGACTGGACATGAGGGCTAAAAGAGTTTTCTAA
- the topA gene encoding type I DNA topoisomerase, with product MALKLLIVESPAKAKTIEKILGKDFTVKASVGHILDLPKKVLGVDRENGYEPEYVTIPGKEKITLELREAAQKAEEVYLAPDPDREGEIIAWHISTIISKNKGRQPKMFRVTFNEITERAVKEAMTRPSNIDMNKVNAQQARRVLDRLVGYGLSPMLWKKISFGLSAGRVQSVAVRLIVDREREIEAFKKEEYWSLTASFLADIEPSFPAKLHKYEGKTVIEKSSKGNKFLITKEEQATKIRESLLVETYTLKSVDKKEKKRMPAPPFITSTLQQEAIKKLRFTAKKTMSIAQKLYEGVGLGSEGSVGLISYMRTDSVRSAPEAVKWAREYIEKTFGKEYIPTKPHTFKTKRSAQDAHEAIRPTYVKYPPEAVKKYLKPEEYALYELIWKRFMASQMAQAELLQTSFDIFDSAEKALFRASGTIIKFKGFLALYSEALESDDSGETSVLPALSGGEKLKLLELKPEQHFTQPPPRYTEASLVKTLEEKGVGRPSTYAAILSTIGERQYVNKEEGKFKPTELGKIVNDLLVKRFPELIDITFTAKMEDDLDKVEEGSIAWNALIGDFYPPFKKELDEATEAKDRVKPEDIPTDTVCEKCGKVMVKKWSKNGWFLSCSGYPKCKNAKPLDDEQNGTSGAPVEQTDEICDKCSSPMIIKTGKFGRFMACSAYPDCKNIKPIPTGLKCPEDGGDLIERKSTKGKFRGRIFYSCSNYPKCKFISNYKPVNESCPHCNAKTMYEKKNKDGDTIIFCQNKDCKHKSVVAD from the coding sequence ATGGCATTAAAACTCTTAATAGTGGAATCCCCTGCAAAGGCAAAAACGATAGAGAAAATACTTGGCAAGGACTTTACGGTAAAGGCATCGGTAGGACACATATTGGATTTACCTAAAAAGGTACTGGGTGTGGACAGAGAAAATGGCTATGAGCCAGAATATGTGACAATTCCCGGCAAAGAGAAAATCACATTAGAACTCAGAGAGGCAGCCCAAAAAGCAGAGGAAGTTTACTTAGCTCCTGACCCTGACAGAGAGGGGGAGATAATAGCCTGGCACATATCCACAATAATATCAAAAAACAAAGGCAGACAGCCCAAAATGTTTAGGGTGACCTTTAATGAGATAACGGAAAGAGCGGTAAAAGAAGCGATGACCCGTCCATCAAACATAGACATGAACAAGGTCAATGCACAGCAGGCCAGACGTGTGCTGGACAGACTGGTCGGCTATGGCTTAAGCCCAATGCTGTGGAAAAAGATAAGCTTTGGACTAAGTGCCGGCAGGGTGCAGTCGGTAGCAGTCCGCCTGATTGTTGACAGGGAAAGAGAGATAGAAGCGTTTAAAAAAGAGGAGTACTGGTCATTAACCGCTTCGTTTCTTGCCGACATAGAGCCTTCATTTCCGGCAAAGCTGCATAAGTATGAAGGGAAAACTGTCATTGAGAAATCATCAAAGGGTAACAAGTTTTTAATAACCAAAGAAGAGCAGGCAACTAAAATAAGAGAAAGTCTCTTAGTGGAGACTTACACACTAAAAAGTGTGGACAAAAAGGAAAAAAAGAGAATGCCTGCTCCGCCCTTTATAACCAGTACCCTTCAGCAGGAGGCAATTAAAAAACTTCGCTTTACTGCAAAGAAAACAATGAGTATAGCTCAAAAGCTATACGAGGGAGTGGGTCTTGGCTCTGAGGGTTCAGTCGGGTTAATATCTTACATGCGTACCGATTCAGTCCGCAGTGCTCCAGAGGCGGTAAAGTGGGCAAGGGAGTATATAGAAAAGACCTTTGGCAAAGAATACATACCAACTAAGCCCCATACTTTTAAAACCAAGCGATCAGCGCAGGATGCCCATGAGGCTATAAGGCCAACATACGTTAAGTATCCGCCTGAGGCAGTAAAAAAATACCTTAAACCTGAGGAATACGCTCTGTATGAGCTAATCTGGAAGCGCTTTATGGCAAGCCAGATGGCACAGGCAGAGCTTTTGCAGACCTCGTTTGACATATTTGACAGCGCTGAGAAGGCGCTCTTTAGAGCAAGCGGCACAATAATTAAATTTAAGGGATTTCTGGCTCTCTATTCAGAAGCACTTGAAAGTGATGACAGCGGTGAAACCTCAGTTTTACCAGCACTAAGCGGCGGCGAAAAACTTAAACTTCTTGAACTTAAACCGGAACAGCACTTCACTCAACCCCCACCCAGATACACCGAGGCCTCCCTTGTTAAGACTCTTGAGGAAAAAGGCGTAGGCAGACCCAGCACCTATGCCGCCATTTTATCCACCATAGGGGAAAGACAGTATGTTAACAAAGAGGAGGGAAAGTTTAAACCCACGGAGCTCGGAAAAATTGTAAATGATCTTTTGGTTAAGCGCTTTCCTGAGCTGATAGACATAACCTTTACGGCTAAAATGGAGGACGACCTTGATAAGGTAGAGGAGGGCAGTATTGCCTGGAATGCTCTCATTGGGGACTTCTATCCGCCATTTAAAAAGGAACTGGATGAGGCCACAGAAGCTAAGGACAGGGTTAAGCCTGAGGATATTCCCACTGATACGGTGTGTGAGAAGTGCGGCAAGGTAATGGTAAAAAAATGGAGCAAAAACGGCTGGTTTCTTTCCTGCAGCGGATACCCGAAGTGTAAAAACGCAAAACCTCTTGATGACGAACAAAATGGAACAAGCGGCGCTCCTGTGGAACAGACCGATGAGATATGTGATAAGTGTTCATCTCCTATGATCATAAAGACCGGCAAATTTGGCAGATTTATGGCCTGTTCCGCCTATCCTGACTGTAAGAACATAAAGCCAATCCCTACCGGGCTTAAGTGTCCTGAGGACGGGGGTGATCTTATAGAAAGAAAGTCTACAAAAGGAAAGTTCAGGGGACGAATTTTCTACAGTTGCAGCAACTATCCGAAATGCAAGTTTATCTCTAACTACAAACCAGTTAATGAAAGCTGTCCGCACTGTAACGCAAAAACCATGTACGAAAAGAAAAACAAAGATGGAGATACAATTATTTTTTGCCAGAACAAAGACTGTAAGCACAAAAGCGTGGTTGCTGACTGA
- a CDS encoding slipin family protein — translation MFNVSTGMLVLMAVLFFFWSAIKILNEYERGVVFRLGRVIPLKGPGLVIILPMIDKLVRVSLRTVTMDVPSQDVITRDNVTVKVNAVVYFKVVEPIKAITEIENFYFATSQIAQTTLRSTLGQSQLDDLLSKREEINAQLQKIIDLQTEPWGIKVTAVETKNVDLPVEMQRAIAKQAEAERERRAKIIHAEGELQASYKLADAAKIISSESGTLQLRYLQTLTEISAEKNSTIIFPLPIELLTPFLDRFKNKPDQTVKDA, via the coding sequence ATGTTCAACGTTTCCACAGGAATGCTGGTACTAATGGCTGTTTTGTTTTTTTTCTGGAGTGCCATAAAAATACTAAATGAATACGAAAGAGGCGTTGTGTTCAGGCTTGGCAGGGTGATACCGTTAAAAGGCCCCGGACTTGTTATAATCCTGCCCATGATTGACAAGCTTGTAAGGGTCAGCCTGCGAACCGTGACTATGGATGTGCCGTCTCAGGACGTGATTACAAGAGACAACGTAACAGTTAAGGTCAATGCAGTTGTGTATTTCAAAGTAGTTGAGCCGATAAAGGCTATAACTGAAATAGAAAATTTCTATTTCGCAACAAGCCAGATAGCCCAAACAACCTTAAGAAGCACCCTTGGACAGAGCCAACTCGATGATCTTCTTTCCAAACGAGAGGAGATAAACGCTCAACTTCAAAAGATAATAGATCTGCAAACAGAGCCGTGGGGAATTAAAGTGACCGCAGTTGAAACCAAAAATGTTGATTTGCCTGTAGAGATGCAGCGAGCAATAGCTAAGCAGGCTGAGGCTGAAAGAGAAAGACGCGCCAAGATTATACATGCCGAGGGTGAGCTTCAGGCTTCTTATAAACTGGCTGATGCCGCAAAGATTATTTCATCTGAATCCGGCACACTACAGTTAAGATACCTGCAAACACTGACTGAGATTTCGGCTGAGAAAAACTCAACCATAATCTTCCCGCTTCCCATTGAGCTTCTGACGCCTTTTCTAGATCGCTTCAAAAATAAGCCGGACCAGACAGTGAAAGACGCTTAA
- the dprA gene encoding DNA-protecting protein DprA, whose amino-acid sequence MQGDIKHWLALSAIKNVGPGTVRKLLAHFKTPENIFKATLTELKAVEGVKSFRAESVKNFNSWDAVELALKKIEQNGIKVFCYLEDDYPEMLKPFPDSPPLLFVKGDIVREDRYAIAIVGTRKLSHYGQKVAEKFTGELVDMGFTIVSGMARGIDTIAHREALKCNGRTIAVLGTGIDIAYPPENLWLMQRIAENGAVVSEFLPGTRPQRENFPIRNRIISALSLGVLVVEAGQRSGALITANFALEQGKEVFAVPGNVLSLSAQGSHSLIQSGAKLVNNACDILGELGDLIKAYIKERKENPPVKRNAEKSKTTAAEKRKVSAHDSLRTTSDEKPVSEQSDDGKKVFSVLGFESMHVDEIIRKTLLPAHKVLNVLLELELKGLVKQSEGMKFYIV is encoded by the coding sequence ATGCAAGGGGATATTAAACATTGGCTGGCGCTTTCTGCGATAAAAAACGTGGGGCCAGGAACCGTACGAAAGCTTCTTGCCCATTTTAAAACTCCGGAAAACATATTTAAGGCAACTCTTACCGAACTTAAGGCTGTGGAGGGCGTTAAATCATTCAGAGCCGAGAGCGTTAAGAATTTCAACAGTTGGGATGCTGTTGAGCTTGCGTTAAAAAAAATTGAGCAAAACGGAATTAAAGTGTTTTGCTATCTGGAGGATGATTATCCGGAGATGTTGAAACCGTTTCCGGACAGTCCCCCTCTGCTTTTTGTTAAAGGAGATATAGTGCGTGAGGACCGCTACGCTATAGCGATAGTGGGTACACGTAAGCTCAGTCATTACGGGCAAAAGGTGGCGGAAAAGTTTACCGGTGAGCTTGTGGATATGGGCTTTACGATTGTAAGCGGGATGGCAAGAGGGATAGATACGATAGCGCACCGTGAGGCACTAAAATGTAACGGGCGCACTATAGCGGTTTTAGGCACAGGGATAGACATAGCTTATCCTCCGGAAAACTTGTGGCTTATGCAGCGGATAGCTGAAAACGGTGCTGTAGTGTCTGAGTTTTTACCCGGCACCCGTCCCCAAAGAGAGAATTTCCCGATAAGAAACAGAATTATAAGCGCCTTGTCTTTAGGAGTTCTTGTTGTAGAAGCCGGACAGAGAAGCGGCGCTCTTATTACTGCTAATTTTGCACTTGAACAGGGTAAAGAGGTGTTTGCTGTTCCCGGAAACGTGCTCTCCTTATCTGCTCAGGGCTCTCACAGCCTCATCCAAAGCGGAGCAAAGCTTGTTAACAACGCCTGCGATATTTTAGGGGAACTCGGAGATTTAATAAAAGCCTACATCAAAGAGAGAAAAGAAAATCCACCGGTTAAACGTAATGCAGAAAAATCTAAGACAACTGCTGCAGAAAAAAGAAAAGTCTCAGCTCATGATTCTCTGCGCACAACCTCCGATGAAAAACCTGTCTCAGAGCAAAGTGACGATGGTAAAAAGGTATTTTCCGTGCTTGGTTTTGAAAGTATGCACGTTGATGAAATTATCCGTAAGACATTGCTGCCGGCTCACAAGGTGCTCAACGTTTTACTAGAGCTTGAGTTAAAGGGACTGGTTAAACAGTCTGAGGGCATGAAATTTTATATTGTGTAA